A window of the Bacillus sp. A301a_S52 genome harbors these coding sequences:
- a CDS encoding response regulator transcription factor, whose product MHSLYSAEDTAITEKVLFIDYNHCLTDDTAQKMSMAAGDKEVIIEKSCPENLDQVRYLFFLIEDQTVETLRWIEDQLEELKSKETFTLIMTVNRPTKYLFPYLANGLNGIVSLRHFMTRGQRVLDTLDQFGVFLEQYLHRELVTDLQRKKLKDRPIKRLVLRTEDVKYILTQNEKKVLQHILDGHNNRKIAELMYLAPSTVSTVISHLLKKLGANDRTDAMVQIIRKGWVDAVR is encoded by the coding sequence ATGCACTCATTGTATTCTGCCGAAGATACAGCCATTACCGAAAAGGTCCTCTTTATCGATTATAATCACTGTCTTACAGATGATACTGCCCAAAAGATGTCAATGGCAGCTGGAGACAAAGAAGTGATTATCGAGAAGAGTTGTCCAGAAAATCTGGATCAAGTGCGCTATCTTTTTTTCTTGATTGAGGATCAAACAGTAGAAACCCTTCGATGGATCGAAGACCAACTGGAAGAATTGAAATCGAAAGAAACATTCACGTTAATTATGACGGTTAACCGTCCTACCAAATATTTATTTCCCTATTTAGCAAACGGTTTAAATGGAATTGTTTCATTACGTCATTTTATGACTCGGGGACAACGGGTACTAGACACTCTCGATCAATTCGGTGTATTTCTGGAGCAGTACCTCCATAGAGAGCTCGTGACTGATCTGCAAAGGAAAAAGCTGAAAGATCGTCCAATAAAACGACTCGTTTTACGTACCGAGGATGTTAAATACATACTAACTCAAAATGAAAAGAAAGTGTTGCAGCATATTCTAGATGGACATAATAACCGTAAAATTGCCGAACTTATGTATTTAGCGCCTTCTACAGTTAGCACAGTTATAAGCCACCTTCTGAAAAAATTAGGTGCAAATGATCGCACAGATGCGATGGTGCAAATTATTAGGAAAGGCTGGGTAGATGCAGTAAGATAA
- a CDS encoding response regulator transcription factor, with product MDKNKVSVSRILIVDLMGLIADNHLCQLQVNLERAKLKKTAELPSSLENVDVLFYVLPKENQVDLTHLNKISKKSHMKIYLMTEEVSSSFIPYLSFPFDGLFSLEFFYRNAQLVINTVYSTGPVLEPAMHHRLAFEIDRRRTVKKPIKQFILKNDKVDGLLKENEQKVLQLLLEGCSNQMIAQKLYFSPSTVSSTISSLLRKMDVQDRTQATVQAIRNGWVESLR from the coding sequence ATGGATAAGAATAAAGTATCAGTTAGTCGTATTTTGATTGTGGATTTAATGGGTCTTATTGCGGATAATCATCTTTGTCAATTACAAGTAAACCTTGAAAGAGCAAAGCTAAAGAAAACGGCAGAATTACCGTCTTCCTTGGAAAATGTAGACGTTTTATTTTATGTTCTCCCTAAAGAGAATCAAGTTGATTTGACTCACTTAAATAAAATAAGTAAAAAGTCACACATGAAAATATATTTAATGACTGAGGAAGTGTCATCGTCTTTTATTCCATACTTATCTTTTCCATTTGATGGCTTATTCTCGCTGGAATTCTTCTATCGAAACGCTCAATTAGTTATTAATACAGTATATTCGACAGGACCGGTATTAGAGCCGGCTATGCATCATCGCTTAGCGTTCGAAATTGACCGACGCCGTACTGTAAAGAAACCAATTAAACAGTTTATCTTAAAAAATGATAAAGTTGATGGATTACTTAAAGAAAATGAGCAAAAAGTTCTCCAACTTTTATTGGAAGGCTGTAGTAATCAAATGATTGCCCAAAAATTATACTTCTCTCCTTCGACAGTAAGTTCCACCATCAGCAGCTTACTTAGAAAAATGGATGTTCAAGACCGAACACAAGCGACTGTGCAAGCAATTCGTAATGGTTGGG
- the csrA gene encoding carbon storage regulator CsrA → MLVLTRKLNESIKIGDDIEVTIIAIEGDQVKLGIEAPKNIDIHRKEVYLAIKEENNAAANGSLDVLKQLTKAIKESNK, encoded by the coding sequence ATGCTTGTATTAACCCGCAAACTGAATGAGTCCATAAAAATTGGAGACGATATAGAAGTAACCATTATTGCTATAGAAGGAGATCAAGTAAAACTCGGAATTGAAGCTCCGAAAAATATAGATATACATCGTAAAGAAGTCTATTTAGCCATTAAGGAAGAGAATAATGCTGCAGCAAATGGCTCTTTAGATGTTTTAAAACAACTAACAAAGGCTATAAAGGAAAGTAACAAGTGA